In the Manis javanica isolate MJ-LG chromosome 12, MJ_LKY, whole genome shotgun sequence genome, one interval contains:
- the LOC140845052 gene encoding endogenous retrovirus group FC1 Env polyprotein-like: MGDFQYPQYYSSNRFMKYPNCSFSLLIPDPWDSRWAAGVTASVYYKGSSTPHGTLHISREYVPSCSQISQVASDIRHSEKVIIQTLDGASSSSYSSYSWLQLIQDTTIFLNHTLNTTNCFLCASLQRPLLAAVPLNISNYSFHAEGQPLRPLADIPLWEPEYPDNLTIHHCVGPTPPPSSALHCLSIYTPTSGSKTFTQPGHFFWCNGSLFNSLPLNSDTPCILVTLIPQLTLYSMAEFLELQPPLHSRTKRAAFLPIMVGISLITSAIGVGFSGGALGHSLWAVRDLDAKLEGALTSTADSLASLQRQVTSLAKVTLQNWRALDLLTAEKGGTCVFLQEECCYYINESGIVETDITILTDLASSLHSASNSNPFSSILTNPLLTWLWPIAGPIIVILLVCLFLPCIIKFIKFQVGKISNQAFNQLLLRNYQLLATEDPSPSRDLLTTC, translated from the coding sequence atgggtgacttccagtacccacagtattactcctccaaccgtttcatgaaatatcccaactgctcattctccttattaatcccagatccctgggactctcgatgggctgctggagtaacagcctcagtttactacaaggggtcctcgaccccccatggtacccttcatatctctcgagagtatgttccctcttgctcccagatctctcaagttgcatcagatatcagacattccgaaaaagtcattatccaaactcttgacggcgcctcttcatcttcttattcctcctactcttggttacagctcattcaagacaccaccatctttctcaaccacaccctcaacaccaccaattgtttcttgtgcgcatcactacagcgcccactgctggccgccgtgcccctcaatatttccaactactccttccatgcagaaggacaacccctccgtcccctggcagacatacccctgtgggaaccagaatacccagataatctcaccatccaccactgtgtaggcccaactccacccccctccagtgcacttcactgcctctctatctacacccctacctccggctctaagacttttacacaaccgggacacttcttttggtgtaatggcagccttttcaactcactacctctcaactccgatacaccctgcattctcgtcaccctaatcccacagcttacactttacagcatggcagaattccttgagctccaacctcccttgcactcgcgcacaaaaagggctgctttccttcccatcatggtcggtatctctttaatcacctcagccattggggtggggttttcgggaggagccttgggtcactctctatgggcagttagagatctcgacgccaaacttgagggagccctgacatccactgccgattctctagcctctctccaaagacaggtcacttcgctagctaaagtcacccttcaaaactggcgggccctagatctgcttacagccgagaagggcggcacctgcgtcttcctccaggaagagtgctgctattacatcaacgaatccggcattgtagaaactgacatcaccatactcactgaccttgcctccagcctccactctgcttccaattccaacccattctcttcaatactaacaaaccccctcctcacctggctctggcccattgcaggccccataatagtcattcttctcgtctgtctcttcttaccctgtataataaagttcatcaaattccaagtcggaaaaatctctaatcaagctttcaaccagcttttactcaggaactaccagcttctggccacggaagacccctcaccctcacgtgacctcctcaccacatgctga